The segment CCCATGGCAAGTGGTCATTGCGGGCAAGTGCAACCGGTGAATTGGTGTTTGATAATGTTAAGGTTCCCAAAGAAAACCTGTTGCCCGGCAAAAATGGTTTAGGTGCACCCATGATGTGCCTGGATTCTGCCCGCTATGGTATTGCCTGGGGGGCAGTCGGTGCCGCTATGGATTGTTACGACTCTGCCAGAAGGTATGCGCTAGAAAGGATTCAATTTGGAAAACCTATTGGCTCTTTTCAATTGATCCAAAAAAAGCTGGCCGAGATGCTCACCGAAATTACCAAAGCACAATTGTTAAACTGGCGACTCGGCACTTTAATGAATGAGGGTAAAGCCACCACTGCACAAATCTCACTTGCCAAAAGGAACAACATTGAAATAGCATTGGATGTTGCACGCGAAGCCCGGCAGATACATGGCGGCATGGGCATTACCGGTGAATACCCGATTATGCGCCACATGGCCAACCTGGAATCAGTGTTAACCTATGAGGGCACACACGATATACACCTGTTGATTTTAGGCAAAGAGATTACAGGGATACAGGCGTTTGTTTAGATTAGGGAATAACTATTACCGCAAAGTCTCAAAGTCTTGTACATATTAATTTTTGCTCATGACCAAAAAGCTAGTCCCCCTGGTGTTAATTGGCCTTGCATTATCACTTTCAAAATGTTCGGATGAGGAAAGTCCACGCTATCCTGCTGAACCATACATTGAATTCATATCAGCCAAGTTCATAGAGACACCTGGTGTTACTGAACCGGATAAAATTGATTTGACTTTCTATTACCGCGATGGTGATTCAGACTTAGGACTACCCTACTCCACTGAATACACAAGTGACCCATTCCATTTCACTTCTTTTTTTAGAAAAAGTGATGGCAGCCCGCTACACGCTGATATTACCTTATCAGGAGAATATCCATTCGATGACCTGATACAATTTACCGATAGGGAATCTCCACCGTTCGATACTATACCCAGTACAAACCAATACGATTGCAGATATTGGTATTACCATGAAGGCAAGTACCTATACCATCAACGAAATGAAAACTATTTCAATCTTATTGTGAAGTTTCTGTATAGTAACGATGGTTTGAATTTCACTGAACTGGATTGGAGAGAACTGGTTTGTCACGATTTTTACGCCAGGTTTCCTGATCTTAGCGGGGCACGAAAAAATTCAACCATTTCGTCTGGGCCGTTCAATATTCAGCTAAAGAATAACCTTGAGGGGAAAATTACCCATACCATGTTAAGCACTGGTTTTAAAGCTTTGTTCGGTGGTAAAAAACTCAAAATCTCTTTACAAATCAAAGATAGGGCGCTTAACCGGAGCAATGTAATTGTAACGGATATCCTTGAACTTTAAAAATTTAACACCAAGCAAGCCAACTTCATGGCTCATAAAGGTTAAACAGCCCAGGTCTATTGCCGACCTTACAAAGTACCCGAAGGCTTTCCTGACCACAAAACCATTTGATACTCCGACAAGATTAGCAGACCTACCCCTAACCCATCCACTTGAGCCGGTTAACCCCGCCTGATTCAGCATAGGATTGCAAAATAATTATCCCGAAAACGTTTGCCCACCATTTTTGAGCGATTTACCTACCCTACGGAACAAATTGTTTCTTGACCTTTCTCAAAAAAAATAAACAAGACTGGTTAAGGACGGGTATGCGAACCAAAATCAATAAGCTTCTTCGAAATGAGCGTTTTCTTTTGAGGCTCGAAATAGGTATTGGGGTTTTCGCACTACTCTTCATCCTCATCCTGCTTGGCATTTTTTTCTATTAACCAGAACACTAAACCTACTACTTATGAGAAAATTGTTTTTACTAAAAAACAGACTGCGAGTGGCCTGCCTGTTGGCTTACCTACTGGTTGCAGGATCACAGGCCGTTGCACAAACCACTGTTGTTACCGGAGTTGTAAAAGACCCTTCGGGTATGGGCATTCCCGCTGTCAATGTGCTTATCAAAGGTTCTCTAACGGGTACAACCACTGATGCCTATGGCAAATTCAGCATTGATGCATCACCCCAGGATGTATTGGTTTTTTCGTTTATCGGTTACACGCCCCAGGAAATTAAAGTTGGCACCCAGACTGTATTTACAATTACGATGCAGGAAGACATAACATCGCTTCAGGAAATTGTGGTTGTAGGTTATGGTACTCAACGAAAAAGCGATTTAACCGGAGCACTCTCCTCAGTTTCCGGTGAATCGCTGTTGGGTACTGTAACCGCCAGTATGGACCAAGCCTTGCAAGGCCGTGCAGCCGGTGTGCAGGTTACACAAAACTCCGGCCAACCAGGTGGTGCGGTTTCTATCCGCATACGCGGAACAACATCCCTTACACAAAGTAGTGAGCCACTCTATATAATTGATGGAATTCAGGTTGGCGGAAATGCCCAGGGTATTTCCGGTTTCGACTGGCAAAGCGGATCGGGAGGCCAGCAAAATGCTGCCAGTAACCCGCTTGCCGCTATAAACCCAACCGACATTGAAAGCATTGAAATACTGAAAGATGCCTCAGCCACGGCCATCTACGGATCGCGGGCAGCCAATGGTGTAGTGATTGTCACAACCAAACGTGGCAAAAAGGGTGAGGCTAAACTCAACTTTAACAGCTTCTACGCGCTGCAGGAAGTTTACAAGGTATTTGATATGATGGATTTGCCCACCTATGCACAATACAACAATGAAGTGGCGCAAGAAGTATCCACCATCACAGCCAACCCAAATTTTGCCGACCCAAGTCTGTTGGGACCTGGCACCAATTGGCAAGACGCTGTTTTTCGCGTGGCCCCCATGCAAAGCCACACGCTTACCGCTACCGGTGGAAATGAAAACACACAATACATGGTTTCGGGAGGATACTTCCAACAAGATGGTATAATAATCGGATCAAATTTCGATCGGTTCAATCTGCGCACCAATGTTGACAGTCGCGTTAAGGAGAAAGTAAAAATGGGCATGAGCATTGGCCTTTCGAGGAAGAATGAAACCATTACACTACAAGATGGTGGTGATGGTGTTATCTCCCAGGCTGCTCAAATGGCCCCGCATATTCCTGTACGCAATTTCGATGGCAGCTTTGCCGGCCCCAGCCAACAGGAACTTTCAGCACAAGTTGGCGCTAACCCGGTGGCGTTGGCACTTTTAAGAAACAACACGGTACTTAACAACAGGCTTATGTCGAACATGTATGTAGATGTTGAGTTTATAAAAGGGTTAAGTTTCAGGTCAGAAATTGGTGTAGATTACAATACCACACTTAACAAAGCCTTTATGCCCACCTTTGAATGGGGGCGTGTTAGAAATACCATCAGTCAGTTAGGCCAACGGTCCGATCAAAGTTTCTTCTGGCTTTGGAAAAACTATGCCACCTATAATAAGTCATTTGGCAGTCATGAAATTACTGCCATGACCGGTATCGAAGCCCAGAAAGGCCGGTGGGAAAACATGATTATCTATAAATTCAATGTCCCCAACGACCTGCCGGTAGTCAGCCAGGGAGAAGTTAATGAAAACTTCCCCCCCACCGGTCAAATTGAGTGGAACTCACTTTACTCCCAATTTGGAAGGATAAACTATAATTACAGCGATCGCTACTTGTTGACCGCTACCATTCGAAGAGATGGTTCTTCTCGCTTTGGTGCGAATAACCGGTGGGGTATTTTTCCTTCTGTATCTGCCGCATGGCGTATTTCCAATGAAACCTTCTTCCCTCAGAATAATGTGATCAGTAACGTTAAGCTGAGATTGGGATGGGGACAAACCGGAAATCAGGAAATTCAAAACTATGCGTTTGGCTCCATGCTCACAACGGTACAATCGTATTTCGGGCCGTCTGTGCGCAACAATGCCTACTCAAACCCCGATGTACAATGGGAGGCTACCAGCATGACCAACGTAGGATTAGATGCAGAACTATGGAGCGGCCGGGCTACGCTAACTGTTGAAGCCTACAACAAAGTTACCGACAACCTGCTTCTTCAAGTACCGCTTCCTGCAACATTCGGAAACCAGGTTCAAGGACCCCAGGCTAATGTTGGCAGTATGACTAACAAAGGTATTGAGTTGACCCTGACAACCGTGAATACCGATAAAGGAAAACTCAGGTGGACAACCAATGCCAACCTTTCAGTAAACCGAAACCGCGTAACGGATATGGGCGGCACAACCATTTTCAGGAACCTGTACTGGTATACCGGGTTTGAAACAGCAACCATGACAACCGTTGGGTATCCTGTTGGTCAATTTTATGGATACGTAATGGAAGGTATCTTCAAATCAAAAGAAGAAATTTTAAATCATGCCGTTCAAATTCAGGCACCAAATTCAGTAACTGCTGAAAAGCCTAACGGTGTTAACCTGATAGAAAGAACACAAGGCTTATGGTTAGGTGATATAAAGTGGAAAGACATAAACAACGATGGCGTTATCGATAGCCGCGACCAGACTGTAATTGGCGACCCTAACCCAGATTTTACATTTGGCCTCAACAACACCTTCACCTATGGGCCGTTTAGCCTGGACTTGTTTATTATCGGTTCCGTTGGAGGTGATATACTGAATTATTCACGTGCCCGCAACGAACAAATGATTGGCAACTTTGATAACCAATCCATGAGTGTTATTAACAGGGCACGGACCCAATTAAAGCCCAATGGAGTTAACATCAACAACATTGACGATGTGGAATTGGTCAACCCGGAAACAAACATGCCACGATTTGATAACGGTGGCGAAAACCGGAACCATTACATGTCAAGTCGGTGGATTGAAGACGGTACCTACGTAAGACTTCAAAATGTCAGGTTCGGTTATACGCTTCCAAAGGCACTAACCAATAAAGCTAAAATTACAAACGTACAGGTATATGCCAATATCCAAAACCTGGCCACAATAACGAAGTACAAAGGCCTTGATCCGCAAATTGGCGCTTTCAACCAAAGTGCATTGATGCAGAACGTTGATATGGGACGTTACCCGGCCCCTCGTGTGTTTACATTCGGTATTAATGTTGATTTCTAAAATGATGACAGCTATGAAGAAATACACAAAATATTTCATAAGTGTGGTGCTACTGATCACATTCAGTGCGTGCACAGAAGACTTCCTGGAGTATGTTCCGGAAGACAGGCCAACCGTAAATTCGTGGTATCGAAACAAAGCCGAGATACGCCAGGCCACAGCTTCGTTATACGGACGAGTATGGTGGGGCGTTAACGATCAATTCAGTTGGTTGGCCGGTGATGTAATGGCCGGTGATATGCACCATAACTGGGATGCTGAAGGACAATTCTTTTATATGTCCTTCAACGAATCAAACCAATACATCGGGCAGGGCTGGCAAGGGTTTTACGATGTCATATCTTTCGCCAACCTCATTATTGACGATATGCCAACCATAGCTTCGGGTTATGGGGTAAGCCAAAGTATTATCAATGAAGGTTTGGGCGAGGCCAGGTTTATGCGCGGAATCGCCTACTTTCTGTTGGCCGAATACTGGGGCGAAGCACCCATTATTGAAAAGCCTGCAGAAAAAGTAGCGAAAGGCGAACTGTTGTTACCAAAAAATACAACAGCCAGTCTCTATGAATTTGCGCGCAGGGATTTAGTATTTGCAGCTGAAAACCTGCCGGCAACTGATGACCCGGGAAGGGTTACACAGTGGGCAGCTAAAGGTATGCTTGCTAAACTTCACCTCGCTTTGGCGCAACGTAGCGTAGGCGGAGGAACTATTGGCTCTTCAAATGATTTCACGCTTGCCGCAAATTACGCTGCCGATGTTATCAATAACAGTGGCAGATCATTAAACGCCAGTTACGAAGATCTGTTTAAAGTTCAGAACGAACACAATCCTGAAATTCTTTTTGCACCCCAACTCATTAATGGTGGCTGGGGATTTGGCAGCAGCCGTCAGGCACGTTTTGCAAGAAGCACCATCGTTACCGGTGATGCCACTGCCTGGGGTTCAGGAAAATGTCCTACGGTAAGCCTAATCAATACGGTTTCCGTAAATGCCGGAGGAAAGACTGACTTGCGCAGAAGGGCTATCTACATGCAAAATGGCGACTACTACAATTATCTCGCAACAGAGAGAGGTGGTTACACATACAAGATTGTTTCGCGCGATGCTGAAAATACAGTATTGGAAGGCTCAACCCCTACCCTTACAAGCTTAAAGAAACATATTATTGGCAACGATAAGGATAATGGTGGTTATGCCATTACCAATCAAGACTCACCCCTTGATATTTACTACCTGCGCCTGGCCGATGTATACCTGCTTTACACGGAAGCATTGATGGGCTCCAGTAATGAGTTAACCGGAGGCCCGGGACTTGCATCGTTGAATGCAGTACGTGCCAGGGCCGGACTTGATCCACGAACAACTGTTACCTATCAACAACTCTTCAATGAACGCAGGATCGAGTTGGCACTGGAAGCACAATCTTGGATTGACATTAAACGAAGGTACTACCGTAATCCTGAAGAGGCCCTAAATTACCTGAATGGCCAAAACCGTACTGACATGTATTTTAGGATCAACACTAACGATGCACTTGAAAATGATCCTGCCGGGTATGAGCTCGTACCGGCCGGAACCACATCGGCAAACAATAACACCAATACCGATCCGATAGTAGTGTTTACAGCCACTAAAATGAGGTTGCCTATTCCCGGAAATCAGGTAGTGATTAATCCATTGTTGGCCCCTAATCGAGAACCTGTAGAGTATGAATTCAACTAAAAATGCTGAATGAACATGAAACTAAAGAAATATATCATTGGTGCACTCATACCCTGCTTACTGTTAAGTGCCCTGTTCATCCCAATTTCATGCGAAATGAGTGGAGACGGAACAAATATTGAAACGCCTAATGGCCCACCCGTAATTGATTATATTCGGTTAGCTAATCCTGAAACTTCCGACTCGTTGATTGTCAGTGCTACGTTAGGCACAGGCATTGTAATTATGGGTAAAAACCTTGGCGGAACAAGGGAGATTTGGTTCAATGATCAAAAAGCCATCGGGTTAAACCCCACCTGGGTTACTAACCGAAATATTTTTGTAAGTGTACCCAGCATTGCCCCGGAGGTAATTACCGATAAGCTGTATTTGATTGACGCCAAAGGAAATACACTTGAATATCCATTCGTTGTAGCTATTCCTCCTCCGGTTGTTACCAGTGCGCAAAACGAATGGCCGCAAGCCGGTGAAGACCTGGTAATCCATGGCAATTACTTTTTTGATCCCGTAACGGTTACCTACACGGGTGGCGTTGTGGGCGAAGTAGTTTCAGTAAGTCAGTCACGCCTGGTTGTTACCGTTCCCGAAGGGGCAACGGAAGGCCCCGTTACTGTTACCACAAACTTTGGTGAAGTTGAGTCACGCTTTCATGTCTGGGATTCACGGAACATCATTCTCAATTTTGACAACAAAGTTGCCAACGGTTGGCGAATCGGGCTACGTGAAAATAGCGACAACCCAATTGACGGATATTACCTGGTTATACGGGGCGATATTGCACCTAACCAACGCGATGAAGGACCAGGCGCCCCAGCCGAGTCACCACTGTGCATGGAATTTTGGGGAGGCCCTGCCGGACGTACCGAAAACTTTTACCCGCTTTACCCAAATTCCTACCGCGACTATGTTGTAAAATTTGAAGCTAAAATCAAACGTTGGTATGGCGGGTACCTTAACCTGTGTTTATCAACACCCACGCATGCCGGAAACAACCAGGAAATATGGAGCAACACCCTAAACGCCCGTGCCATTTGGGGCCCATGGAACAGTTCAGGCGCTGAAGTAACCACAAACGGAAGTTGGATTACCGTTACCATTCCGCTAACTGAGTTTCAGTATTTCATGGGCATGGAAGGAACCAATGTAGTGTACACCCCCAACCAGAAATTTATTGAAAGCGCAGCAGGCTCTTTCAGTACCTGGTTTTTGGGCTCACCTGAAAACAACGGTAATAACGTTGAGTTCCACATTGACAACATTCGTTTTGTAGAAAAATAACTTCTTAAGAAAATGAAAAACATTGTTAAAAACAGCTTATATATTCTGGTTATGGCTTGCATGCTTGGTGGCCTCAGTATGTTGTCATCATGCCTTGATGAAGAAAAACCAACCCAGATTGTACTGTTAAGTTTTGGCCCCTCTGGGGTACATCATGGCGATGAAATTACCTTTTTCGGACAAAACCTTGACAAAGTAACTGCCATTGTTCTTAAGCCAAATGTTGAGATACCGAAAAGTGCCTTTAAATCTGTATCGGCTGAGCGGATAAACATGATTGTTCCTGAAACTGCAGAGGCCGGTATAATAACCTTAAAAACCCCGCAGGGCGATATCGAAAGTAAAACCATTCTGAACTTTGAAGTTCCGGTTGTTATACAAAGCATAACCACCGAAGCCAAACCGGGAACCAACATTACCATTACCGGTGAAAAGGTAAACTGGATTGAAAGCGTTACATTTCCCAGCGACCTGAGAATATCGAAGGAAGACTTTGTAAGCCGTTCCCTTACTCAAGTTGTTGTGACTGTACCCATGGAGGCACAAACGGGTTTCCTGATATTTTCATTGGGCGGAACCAAGCCCCTTACCTTTGGTACGGAGGAACAATTAATTGTTACACTACCTACGGTAACTGGTATTGCTCCGCAATCCATTCGTCATACCGGCACGCTCACCATTTCAGGTACCAATCTTGATTTAATAACCGCCATTCAATTTACTGGCGGAACTGAAGTTGCCAAAGCAAACTTTACAAGTCAGTCAGAAAACGAAATTAAACTGGTGGTTCCGGCCACAGCCAAAACAGGATCGTTAACACTAAAACAATTGTCACCGGTAGCATTAACAACCTCACCGCTTACCATTATTTTACCGGTTGGCACTGCGTTGTCACCAACACCGGCCATACCTGGACAAGACGTGATTACCATTACAGGTACAGATCTGGACCTGGTTGCCAAATTAGTACTGCCCGGAGCTGGCGATGTTTTGGCCACGTCATTTATTTCACAAACTTCAACTGAAATTAAGCTCGCTGTACCAGCCACGGCAACGCAAGGCGCTGTTGATTATATAACCGTACATGGCTATGCTGGTCCTCTGGGTGTGGTGCTGAGGTTGCCCTCTACCGGAGGTTTCCCTACACTTGACTACTACATTTATAAAGATGGATTACAAAGTGGATGGTCGGCCTGGGGCGGATGGGGCCATGTAAGTCAAAGCTTTACAAACACCGAAAATCCTGCCAATGGAACCATGGCCATTAAATCTGTATTCAACGATGCATACGGAGCTATACAAATTCACAATGGCGGGTCGCCCGGTATTTTTGCGGGATACAATTACCTTGTCTTCTACGTACATGTAGTTGGGCAAGACTCAAAAGTTATTGTCCAGATCGACAACAACGCAGACTTCTACCCGCCTGAATTTACCAAAGACAAATACCATCAGATAGTAGTGCCTTTGGCGAGTTTGGCCGGCT is part of the Cyclobacteriaceae bacterium genome and harbors:
- a CDS encoding IPT/TIG domain-containing protein, which codes for MKLKKYIIGALIPCLLLSALFIPISCEMSGDGTNIETPNGPPVIDYIRLANPETSDSLIVSATLGTGIVIMGKNLGGTREIWFNDQKAIGLNPTWVTNRNIFVSVPSIAPEVITDKLYLIDAKGNTLEYPFVVAIPPPVVTSAQNEWPQAGEDLVIHGNYFFDPVTVTYTGGVVGEVVSVSQSRLVVTVPEGATEGPVTVTTNFGEVESRFHVWDSRNIILNFDNKVANGWRIGLRENSDNPIDGYYLVIRGDIAPNQRDEGPGAPAESPLCMEFWGGPAGRTENFYPLYPNSYRDYVVKFEAKIKRWYGGYLNLCLSTPTHAGNNQEIWSNTLNARAIWGPWNSSGAEVTTNGSWITVTIPLTEFQYFMGMEGTNVVYTPNQKFIESAAGSFSTWFLGSPENNGNNVEFHIDNIRFVEK
- a CDS encoding RagB/SusD family nutrient uptake outer membrane protein, which gives rise to MKKYTKYFISVVLLITFSACTEDFLEYVPEDRPTVNSWYRNKAEIRQATASLYGRVWWGVNDQFSWLAGDVMAGDMHHNWDAEGQFFYMSFNESNQYIGQGWQGFYDVISFANLIIDDMPTIASGYGVSQSIINEGLGEARFMRGIAYFLLAEYWGEAPIIEKPAEKVAKGELLLPKNTTASLYEFARRDLVFAAENLPATDDPGRVTQWAAKGMLAKLHLALAQRSVGGGTIGSSNDFTLAANYAADVINNSGRSLNASYEDLFKVQNEHNPEILFAPQLINGGWGFGSSRQARFARSTIVTGDATAWGSGKCPTVSLINTVSVNAGGKTDLRRRAIYMQNGDYYNYLATERGGYTYKIVSRDAENTVLEGSTPTLTSLKKHIIGNDKDNGGYAITNQDSPLDIYYLRLADVYLLYTEALMGSSNELTGGPGLASLNAVRARAGLDPRTTVTYQQLFNERRIELALEAQSWIDIKRRYYRNPEEALNYLNGQNRTDMYFRINTNDALENDPAGYELVPAGTTSANNNTNTDPIVVFTATKMRLPIPGNQVVINPLLAPNREPVEYEFN
- a CDS encoding TonB-dependent receptor; the protein is MAYLLVAGSQAVAQTTVVTGVVKDPSGMGIPAVNVLIKGSLTGTTTDAYGKFSIDASPQDVLVFSFIGYTPQEIKVGTQTVFTITMQEDITSLQEIVVVGYGTQRKSDLTGALSSVSGESLLGTVTASMDQALQGRAAGVQVTQNSGQPGGAVSIRIRGTTSLTQSSEPLYIIDGIQVGGNAQGISGFDWQSGSGGQQNAASNPLAAINPTDIESIEILKDASATAIYGSRAANGVVIVTTKRGKKGEAKLNFNSFYALQEVYKVFDMMDLPTYAQYNNEVAQEVSTITANPNFADPSLLGPGTNWQDAVFRVAPMQSHTLTATGGNENTQYMVSGGYFQQDGIIIGSNFDRFNLRTNVDSRVKEKVKMGMSIGLSRKNETITLQDGGDGVISQAAQMAPHIPVRNFDGSFAGPSQQELSAQVGANPVALALLRNNTVLNNRLMSNMYVDVEFIKGLSFRSEIGVDYNTTLNKAFMPTFEWGRVRNTISQLGQRSDQSFFWLWKNYATYNKSFGSHEITAMTGIEAQKGRWENMIIYKFNVPNDLPVVSQGEVNENFPPTGQIEWNSLYSQFGRINYNYSDRYLLTATIRRDGSSRFGANNRWGIFPSVSAAWRISNETFFPQNNVISNVKLRLGWGQTGNQEIQNYAFGSMLTTVQSYFGPSVRNNAYSNPDVQWEATSMTNVGLDAELWSGRATLTVEAYNKVTDNLLLQVPLPATFGNQVQGPQANVGSMTNKGIELTLTTVNTDKGKLRWTTNANLSVNRNRVTDMGGTTIFRNLYWYTGFETATMTTVGYPVGQFYGYVMEGIFKSKEEILNHAVQIQAPNSVTAEKPNGVNLIERTQGLWLGDIKWKDINNDGVIDSRDQTVIGDPNPDFTFGLNNTFTYGPFSLDLFIIGSVGGDILNYSRARNEQMIGNFDNQSMSVINRARTQLKPNGVNINNIDDVELVNPETNMPRFDNGGENRNHYMSSRWIEDGTYVRLQNVRFGYTLPKALTNKAKITNVQVYANIQNLATITKYKGLDPQIGAFNQSALMQNVDMGRYPAPRVFTFGINVDF